The following coding sequences are from one Bacteroidota bacterium window:
- a CDS encoding low specificity L-threonine aldolase produces MNKRGFASDNNSGVHPEIIKAIISANEGHTMSYGEDVYSEQAKAAIRKHFGENTEVFFVLTGTAANILSLKSAVDSFNSVICAETAHINVDECAAPEKNIGCKIYTIPTPDGKLTPELIKPHLHGFGSEHHAQPKIISISTPTELGTVFSIDEIKAIADLAHQNGMYLHIDGARLANAAASLGTDMKSITVDAGADVVSLGGTKNGLMYGEAVLIFNKDLALNFKYKQKQSMQLVSKMRFVSAQFEAYLKDNLWLRIAQHANQMAALLEHEIEQIPQIKITQKVQSNGVFAILPNSIISELQEKYPFYYWDENISEVRWLTSFDTTEDDIRNFVTLIKELIRQKGL; encoded by the coding sequence TGAACAAAAGAGGATTTGCAAGCGACAATAATTCCGGGGTACACCCGGAGATCATCAAAGCTATTATTAGTGCTAATGAAGGCCATACCATGTCTTATGGCGAAGATGTTTATTCTGAACAGGCAAAAGCGGCCATCAGAAAGCATTTCGGAGAAAACACAGAGGTGTTTTTTGTGTTGACGGGTACTGCAGCAAATATTTTAAGTTTGAAGTCTGCAGTCGATTCTTTCAATTCGGTTATTTGTGCGGAAACCGCACACATCAACGTGGATGAATGTGCCGCCCCGGAGAAAAACATAGGCTGCAAGATTTATACGATTCCTACCCCGGACGGCAAGCTGACTCCTGAATTAATTAAGCCGCATCTGCATGGCTTTGGTTCTGAACATCATGCTCAGCCTAAAATTATTTCCATTTCAACGCCGACCGAGCTCGGCACAGTTTTCTCCATTGATGAGATAAAAGCTATTGCCGACCTGGCCCATCAAAACGGGATGTACCTGCATATTGACGGGGCCCGTCTGGCCAATGCGGCTGCTTCGCTGGGAACAGACATGAAGAGTATCACCGTGGATGCCGGGGCTGATGTGGTATCCCTGGGAGGAACCAAAAATGGTTTGATGTACGGCGAAGCTGTTCTTATTTTCAATAAGGATCTGGCTTTAAATTTCAAGTACAAACAAAAGCAAAGCATGCAGCTGGTGTCTAAGATGCGTTTTGTCTCTGCCCAGTTTGAAGCCTACCTCAAAGATAATTTGTGGCTGCGCATAGCTCAGCACGCCAACCAGATGGCTGCCCTGCTCGAGCATGAGATTGAACAGATCCCGCAAATCAAGATCACCCAAAAGGTTCAGTCCAACGGGGTTTTTGCCATTCTTCCCAATTCCATAATTTCGGAACTTCAGGAAAAATATCCTTTTTATTATTGGGATGAAAATATTTCGGAAGTCAGGTGGTTAACTTCTTTTGATACTACAGAAGACGATATTCGAAATTTCGTCACGTTGATTAAGGAATTGATCCGTCAAAAAGGTTTGTAA